The genomic region AGGGCTTGTCATAATCCCTATCTCCCGGATGGGAATGCTGTGGGTGTGGACCACGCCTGAGTCATGTCACAGGGGCTGGTGTCCAGCTGCTCTGTGAACAGGAGGTGCCAACAAAGCCTTGATGGTGTTATTTCCTGTTCTAAGGCAGGGAGTCGGTGAGCTTGGAGGAGTGGAGTCTCAGGTGAGGTGCGTCCTCTCAGGAGCATGATACTTCATGCAGGAGTCGGAGGCATAGGTGGTTTCCGGGGAGTCACCAACAGAGCAAGTGTGTTAGTTACACATCACATTGGTTACAGAGTGCAGATGCCCAGACTCACGTTCCCATCCTCCTTGTGCTGGGACGGGAAAGGCAGCTGTTATTCAAATGATTTGTCTTTAGAAAAATCTGGTAAAAATGACCCTTCAGATTCCACAGGATACATGGGAGGCATGTATTTTAGAGCCTGAGAGTCTTATAGATCTCAAGCGATTGTTTTCTTACTCCTGTTTTACAATTAATCTCTATTGTACCCACAGCGTTTGTGATTTAGTGCCACACACTACTACTGCATTTGGGGTCCGTGAAGGCCAAAGTTTaaacaatttttcaaaagaatttggCAGTATTATCATGAATATAAGTATGGAAGCATAAAGGTGTGTTGTTGTTCCTTCTGCAGAAGATATCAAactttgaccttggacttctggcctccagcattatgaaaaaataaatttctgttgtttcatctaaaaaaagaaaaagtgcatCTCCATTTCATTACTgatgaaaagataaattttatgttttgtttctcaAAGTCATGTaagatttcatgaaaaaattCTGATGTCTTAAACTAGCAGCAATGCTCATCCATGTTACCCGCTTCAAATTAAGAAAGTAAACAACCATGTTTCACAAGTGACATGGTACAGCTTGCACTAATAATTATGTATTTTCATAGCCAACAGGGAATGTGTGGAAAGCAGACCATTGAGAAACTCCCCTTTGCAAAGAAAATCTCACATTAGAAATATTAGTGTGTCTTAAGGATGAAAACCATGTttccacccaggggttgaatcttcaacccctgcagtggaagttcagagacctaccactggacctccaggaaattCCCAGAATATCTTTCTGGCTACATTTGTTAGGCTCAGAAGTCCATGCCCAAAATCAGATCGTGCTTTTTGTTCTAAGGCCATCCCTAAACTTCCTGACTTCCAAGGAGGTAAGAAATGTCTTTGAGGATACAGAAGCTGTTTTAACAAGGCAGAAGTCTTCCAAGTAGGACATGTACACAAAACTCCCTGTACAGTAAGGTGTTCTATTCTACTCATCTTGGTGAAGGCGAAGCTTGGCTCATGTTGGGATGTTCTGTTTTCAGAACAACCAAAAGCATTTCAATTTAGTGAagctaattaaaagaaaattaactggAATGTTTCCAGGGACAAAATTATCAAGTTACACTGAATATAATATCCAGGTAACTGGTTAGAATTGGTGCACATTCTTCATTAAGATAATTAAAACTTATCTGAGTGatgtaatgaaataattattccaTGAACAGCCTACCCTCATGTCACCTTGTAAGACGTACGGTTTCTACCAGTAAATAACATAAATGTCTTCATGTTGAAATACTTCAGGTGTCGACTTAAAATGAGTGAGGTAGTGGTACAAAGCTTttcaatataatataaatatacaatataatatatgcCTATACCTAAagggcctcctgatgaaagttaaagaggagagtgaaaaagttggcttaaagctcaacattcagaaaacttaagatcatggcatccagtcccattacttcatggcaaatagatggggaaactgtggaaacagtggctgactttatttttgggggctccaaaatcactgcagatggtaactgcagccatgaaattaaaagatgcttactctttggaaggaaagttatgaccaacctagacagcatattgaaaagcagagacattactttgtcaacaaaggtctgtctagtcaaggctatggtttttccagtggtcatgtatggatgtgagagttgggctataaagaaagctgagcaacaaagaattgatgcttttgaactatggtgttggagaagactcttgagagtcccttggactgcaagatccaaccagtccatcctaaaggagatcagtcctgggtgttcattgaaaggactgatgttgaagctgaaactccaatactttggccacctgattcgaagagctgactcatttgaaaagaccctgatgctgggaaagattgagggcaggaggagaaggggacaacagaggatgagatggttggatggcatcaccgactcaatggacatgggtttgggtggactccaggagttggtgatggacaggaaggcctggtgtgctatggttcatggggttgcaaagagtcggacacaactgagcaactgaactgactgaacacacacacataactcaGACTTCTTACGTCTTAGCTAGTTTCAAGATTTATGAAAAGCTATTTTGGCCATTTCCTAAATCacaaagtgcaagttgctcagcaACCCCATatactatacagttcatggaattctccaggccagaatactgcagtgggtaactgttcccttgtcctggggatcttcccaacccaggaatcaaacccaggtctcccgagttgcaagtggcttctttaccagctgagccacaagggaagccctcctacATCATAAAATAGAGGCTAATgggaaaaattcatttattagatCAGAAGTACACATATTAAGCTTCTTGATCAAGGTCCCTTGCCCTGGGGAGTAGAGTGACTTTGCTATTTGCTGAGACTCACTTGTGGGTCTCTGTTATCCAGCATAATACAAGTCACAGATGGAATTTAAAATTTCCTACTAGCcacatttataaagtaaaaataaatgggtacaattaatttttaatattacatttaaaaaagattaccatttcaacatgtaatcgaTACAAAAATTTTTGTGAGATATTCCATGGTTTTTGCACATAAAGTATTCTAATCTGATATATTTTTACCTTTACAGCACAGCTCAATTCAAACTATCCACAGTTCAAGTGCTCATTAGCCACGTGGCTGGTGGGTACCATTTTGAACAGCCACACCTTGGACCTCTGTCCACAATCTGCATGTGCCTGGCAAAAACCTATATTCTCGCATCACTGGGTTTCATTTCAGTCACTGAGTGCAAGCTTGTGAGTGGTCATGTTCAACTTTTCCATAACTTTAATGCTGTCAATTAATTAATGAGAGATGCAGTAAAATGTCACTCACGGTTCTTCTGGAATGTGTCAATTTCTTCTTGTCCTCCTGTTaactttagttttatttcttttgggatTATGTTGTTAGGTGCATCTGAGTTTAGAACTGTTTCATCATCCTGGTTATTCCTTTTTCATCTGTGATGACATTTATTACTAATAGAGCTTTTTGATTCAAAATGTTTTGTTTGGTGGCTCATGTGGCTAAAAGGTTTCTTGAGTTAAATTCCTAGTATATCTTTCCCCAcccttttgctttcattttctgagTCTTTATTCCTTAGAAGTGGGTCTCGTGAACATAGCATAACATCTTTCTTCTTAACTTTCCTTGTGCTACAGATAATTTTGCTTGTTCCTATTTTTTCTGcagtaaaacatatttaaaagcacgTTTCTTAACAATTTCCCTCAATCTAAACCACCACTAAGCCTTTAGGTTTTATTGACTCTACATTCCACAATGGGAGTCCTGACATTAATCAAACACTTGCCTGGTGCTGGTCCATTTCATCCTCAAAGCCATCCTTTGGTTTCATAGAAAGGGATACTGAGGCTCAAAGTTATTCAGGTGTGAAAAGAGCATGAGTTTGAGTCCCGGTTTGTATGTGTTACTCCAAAGAGACACTGCCTGACTGAAGGTGTGTCTTAGGGTTACAACGGTGGtagaggtcagggaaggcttccccaAAGAGGTAACATCTGGGTAGGTCTTGAAGGACAAGTAGACATCTAAGCCCCATTCAAAGCTGGGGGAAGGGTATTCTGGGCAGAGAGGTGGAGCAACAGGGAGCTTGGTGTATGCAGTCATAGagcgtactaagtcacttcagtcctgtctgactctgtgcaaccctatggactgtagcctcctcggtccatgggattctccaggatagaatactggagtgggctactatgccctcctccaggggatcttcctgaccagggatcaaacccgaatctcgtgtctcctgccttggcaggagggttctttaccgctagtgccaccacGGTAAAGGCAGCTAATTATCTAGAGTGCTTTCTGTGGCCCGAGAGCTGTTCTAAGCACTCAGCATGTATCTCTTCTCAAtctcagcactactgacattttgggcaAGCTAGTTCTTTGCCATGGAGGCTGACCTGTGTGTTAGAGATTTAGTAACATTGCTGGTCTCTGCCTACTGGATGCCAGTACCCCAACCCCAGTTTTGAGTCAAAATCATCccaagttgagaaccactgttctactcCTCTGAAGGCTGGACTATTTCATCCCCTACAGGTGAGGAAATGTAACTTAGCCACATTCACACAACCAGATCCCAGGATCTGAACCAGGCTGCCTCCCTCCTTAACCACCACATTGCACAGCAGCAATTTCGTGCCTGAGCTCAGTGTTCCTTGGGGTGCAGATAAAAGGAGGAGGCAAGGAAGGAGAGGTAGGCCAGGAGCAGCTCAGGACAGGCCATGAATACCTTGCCTGCTCTGTCCCAGGCCTTCTGCATGGGGATGCTATGGACCCAGATGCAAACCCAACCAAACCCTTCTCTTGGAAAGTACCCAACCCAAAGAGACAGTGAAACAGAGACAGCCACAACCCAAGGTGACAGGGCCTCTGACAAAGCAAGGGACCAAGGGCCATGGGAGCCCAGAAGTGGCTTGTTAAaccagggcaggggaggaggggtccTGTGGGCTTCCTGGGGGAAGTATACCCACATGGCCATCTggatgagaaagaagaatcagggtgttgggggaggaggggtgtggGACAGAGTCTTCAGAAGAAGAGACAGCGTGTGCAGACATCCGGCAGAAAAAATTCTTCCTCTGGAAAATATGGGGGCCTGCCAGAGATGCAAGGTGAGAGGTGAGGCTGAGAAGTCATCAGGGGCCAGGTCACTAACACGAAGCTGAGGGACTCAGTCTTTACCCTGCAATGATGAGAAGCTGCAGCCATCCTCCAGAAGCCCCTGACAGCAACTCAGTCTTTCCCTTCAGAAACAAAGTTAATGAGTACTAAGCTGCAGCCCCGGGaagagacataaagaacagaacaCTGCCCTCTGCTCTTTTCACAGCACTTAACGAAGCACCAGGCACGGTTTGGGGTGCTTTGAAAATATGAAATCATCTAGTTCCTCCAACAGCTGCTATTTTATCATCCCCACTGAATACAGGAAGCCCAGGAAGGTCAAGTCACTCACTCAAGGTCACAGAAACTAAGCAAGGAGCACATGGAGTCACCCTTGCAGGCCAGCTTTCAcatccactttctttttttcaatggcATCCAGTGtaagacaaacttttttttaactaacTTCTCACTCAAAAGTATGTGAGTGGTGTTGGAGAGCTACTAAAATACTTAAACAAAGAAACTTTCAAAGCCTACAGGAACACCTGAATGTGCATACTGATTTGGGGGCTGAAAACCAAAGCACAGAATACCTCTTAAGTCAGGGCCCCTCCGCCTCAGCACTACTGTTATGTGAGGCCGGATGATTTTGCGTTGTGGAGACCATCCTGTGCAGCATATGTTTACCGGCAaccctggcctctgcctgccGGGTACCGGCCACACTCTGCTCCTTGCATCATAGTTGCAACAACTAAAAATGTCTCCACACATCACCAAATGTTCTCTTGGGGATAAACTCACCCTCAACTGAGAATTGCCTTAGACTCTCTGTAGGTTGGTTGTCTAAGGTTTTGAAATGCCCAAATCAAGActtcctttaaaagaaaacttagaCATGTTCCAGAAATGGGAGCCACGACCAGTTATGAGAAttaagtgaaaacaaacaaacagaaaaaagttttttgttttttttttccccccagtaaaCACTCCCCTActaactcatttattttcacaCACACTATGACGCACTTaccattatcatccccattttactgacCAGGAACTTGAAATAGTGCGAGGGACATGCAGGGGATGAGTGTCTGGCACACTGCTGACTCCTTACTAAGTGTAGTCCCGCTCCCTTACCCCCACCCCATACCCTGGTCAGCAGCACCTGTCACCTCTGGACTCCTGCAGCCCCGGTCATCTGCCCCTCCACATCAAGCTTTGCCATCCTTATCTCTCCAGCCAGGCCTGGTACGCCCAGAGGATAGTACCTGGCACACGGGAAGCCCTAGGAAATGACTGACAAATGAATGAACCCGATGACCACGCTTCAGCCAATAGGTTCAGACACTCAAACGTCCCCCATCCCTACCCTCTCAAGGGTCTCACAGGGGTAGAGATAAAATGTCAGACTATAACAGCTAGGAAAGGGGGCAGTTTGGGGGCTGGAAAGAAGCTGAGGGCCTGGACCTTGGGTGCAGGGCTCCGGCTGATTCTTGGGAAGGTGCTCCGGCTTTTGATTTCGGGGATCCTCCGTCTCACGCGTCTCACCTGCCCTCCATACGGAGCTCGACCTTCAATTCCAACAGGCAGGAGGCGTAAGCAATGGGCCCTCACCAAGCCTGAACGTAACTGCTCACCGCGTTCTTGACCTGAACCCGGTGCACGCGTGTAAGAACCGCAAACTGCTATATTTCTGCTCCGCATAAGCATAACACCTCCAGGCCGCACCGCGGCAGCCGGGGccgggcgcgcgcgcgcgcaaGAACCCAGACTGTAAGCCCGAACCTTGGAATCCGTCCAGCGCCCTCGCTACCTCTCCCTTTCGCACCCCATCCCCATCATACCCCACTCCGACgcctctccacccccaccacaaATTCCACCATGCTCCCACAAGAGCACAAAACTTGAAAAGCACCCATCTTTGGACTAAACCACACACGGCGCGCTACGCAGGGAAGCGCAAGAACCACAAGAACCACAGACCGTACCCACTCCTACGCAGGCGCGCGAGGGGCTCTCGCGGGACCGGAAGCAAGGAGCACTCTAGGAGCTGTGGGCGGAGCTAGAGACGTCGCCGCGAGGACCGCCGGGAGTTGTAGGCCCAGCTCGTCCGAAAGCAGTAAGCGCCACCGACTCAACCGCCGCATGGGTACCTGGGAGTTGTCGGCGGGCAGACCACAAAGCCTTCTGGAAGTCGTAGTTCTATTACCTGCTTCTGCGCTTTCTCGGAGCCTGGACCTTCCCGCGTGGGTTCTATTCAGGTGAGTGCCTCCTCCCACCTTTGTAGCACTGCAGTGGAGGAGTTGACGGTCTTAATGGGGAGACAGCACTCCCCTCAATAAACCCCCAAAGCCTGTCTCCCGGCGGCCCTCCAGGCAGGAGTGCCCTACACAGCTGGCGTTCCTGATTTGAACTCTGCCGGCCGGGTCTGACTCCTTgttcccacccacccccgccccaagcTGGGTGCGGTGCGAGCGCACCCTCTTTAGTCCCGATTACAACCTAGAGTGGTCGGGGCGCGGGTAAAGGAGGGGATTAGGTGGCCGTGGAAATCTAGAGGCGGCAACACACCCAGCTCAGGGTTCTGAAAAGACTTCCAGAGCAAAGAACCTCAAATCTACCATGCCCAAACCCCGCCTCTCACAGTATTTCCTCATTCTTCCCTAACCCCCACCTCCTCTCTACTAAATGGTCCCACTACCTTCCAAGTGCTCAAGTCAAAACAAAACCTGAGGTCCTGGGTCCTGTTTCTTTCATCCactgcgccccccccccccgcccgcccAAGGCTTGTAAAAGTCCCATCTGCTCTGTCTCCGCAACAGATCCAGAATCTGACCACTTCTCTCCAGTTCCACTGTCTCCACTCTGCTCCGAGCTACCGCTGCTGCTTACCTGGATCACTGCAGGAACCTCCTCACTGGTCTGCCCATGTCGGTCCTTTCCACGCTCCACCCTCCATTCACACGCAGGCCAAGGAAtcctgttaaaataaaaattagattctGTCACTATAGAGCTTAAAACCGTCCAACCGTTCCTATTTCTCTCAGAATAAAGTCCAAGCTCCTTACCCTGCCAACCTCCAAGGCCCCGGAGCCTTTCCCGCCTTCGACCACAACGCACTTGAACACAGACAGGACCTGCACTTTCATGTCCTGTGCATTTGCTGTTAACTCTTATCAGGAAAATCCTTCCCACTGATCTAATGCCTGACTCCTCCTTATGGCCTTAGCTCAGAGAGTAATTCCCTCATATTACTACTTTTCATATCTGGAAAGTATCTTGAGTCGGCTCTTCCACTAGAATTTAGTGCCTGCAACCTTTCCTGTTTTGCTCATTGCTGTGTCCCCAATTCCTAGAGAACATTGGGCACCTTGAAGGTACTGAGtggatatttgctgaatgaaagaatgaacgaGTGATTGAAAGGCTAAGATGAGACTTGAAGGTGCCAGGCCTGCACAGTGCTGCGGGAAAGAGTGTTACAGACAATGGGTTTACTCTGGGTACTATCTGGGCAGCCTCCCGGGAGGCAAGCAACGACCCCCGCAATCCCAATCCACATGTAACCCGCCTCCCCTCTCCACCCATACAGGAGAAGCCGACCCCTCCCGCCTCTCCAGGACCCCACGATGCCTGCCCCGCAGTGCGCCTCTTGCCACAAGGCGCGCGCCGCCCTCCGCCGTCCGCGCTCGGGCCAGGCGCTGTGCGGCGCCTGCTTCTGCGCCGCCTTCGAGGCCGAGGTGCTGCACACGGTCGTCGCGGGCCGCCTGCTGCCCCCTGGCGCCGTGGTGGCCGTGGGCGCCTCGGGCGGCAAGGACTCCACGGTGCTGGCGCACGTGTTGCGCGAGCTGGCCCCGCGCCTTGGGCATCTCGCTGCACCTCGTGGCGGTAGACGAGGGCATCGGCGGCTACCGGGACGCGGCGCTGGCGGCTGTGAGGCGGCAGGCGGCGCGCTGGGAGCTCCCGCTCACCGTCGTGGCCTACGCGGACCTCTTCGGGGGCTGGACTATGGACGCCGTGGCCCGCAGCACGGCTGGCTCCGGCCGCAGCCGCGCCTGTTGCACCTTCTGCGGGGTGCTGCGGCGCCGCGCGCTGGAGGAAGGGGCGCGCCTCGTGGGAGCCACGCACGTCGTGACCGGTGAGCGCAGGCGCGGCCCAGAGCGGGCCTGGTGGGAGGGGCGCATGCGCAGGATAGGGCACCGTAAGGGCGCTGGAGTGCGTGCCCAAGTGGTAAAATGGAGGCTTCGTGTGTCTTAATTGGAGAATCTAAATAGCAAGAAGGGGATATGCACGCTCACTGAAGGTTCATGGGCATATCGTGTGCACATCTTTACAAGCTTTTGAGTCACTGCCATTATCTGGTAACATTCATggatgccaagtcacttcagtcgtctctctttgcaaccctatggactgtagccgacaacagccaggctccttggtgcatgggattctccaggcaacaatactggagtgggttgctatgccctcctccgggggatcttcccaacccagggatagaacctgcgtctcctgtggcttctgcattgcaggcggatgcttcaccgctgagccacggGGGCTCACATGCTGGCACACACAGGTGGCAAATAGAGGGGTGGAAGAGTACTCTCTGGGGCTAGGGCTGTGGTTTTCtgcagttttttttaaatgacattctcTGTGTCCCTTTTCATAAAAGGAGGGGCATGGCGGGATATCGCCCATCAAAAGCCATCTATAGTCTGAAACGCAACTGTGTCTTTTAACTCCTTTtgtctttcattctctctctgctGACTTTTTCTCTGTCCCAGTCATTacttcaacaaataattattgacCATTTATTTTGTACCACATGCAGGCTATGTACCGGAGAACAAACTAcctaacctcagtttcctctcctaTACAACAGGGCTATTAATATTATCCAGATCCTAGACTTCCTGGGACTTAGATGAATTATGTATGAAACACTCAGATGAGAGACTGAGAAACAGTAAACCTATAAACATTTGCTGCTATGATGATGCACAAGCCAGTGTCTGATCCTGTCCATTTCTCACATACATAATTACAACCTGTAAGTGCAGCTAAGGCAAGTGATGCAGGAAGACCTagtgaagggagaaaggaagagtttCCTGAGTAATCAGAGACCTGAAGGCTGAGTGGGTCCTTAGATGAAGGACCAAAAGGGGATTGGGAGAGATTCtgagcagaggaaacagcaaaggCCCTCAGGAGGGAAAGTATGGTCGGGTTGAGAAGCCCTAAGACCCATTTTTACTATAGACTCAAGTATGagcattccatagacagaagcgcctggcgggctccatggggtcgcaaagagtcggacacgactttcacacacacatacaaaaataagatGACAAGTTGCAGAATAAATTGAGCTTCAGTTTTACGGTGACTGTTGTGTAGATGCGCACT from Bos javanicus breed banteng chromosome 18, ARS-OSU_banteng_1.0, whole genome shotgun sequence harbors:
- the LOC133229701 gene encoding LOW QUALITY PROTEIN: cytoplasmic tRNA 2-thiolation protein 1-like (The sequence of the model RefSeq protein was modified relative to this genomic sequence to represent the inferred CDS: deleted 1 base in 1 codon), which encodes MGTWELSAGRPQSLLEVVVLLPASALSRSLDLPAWVLFRRSRPLPPLQDPTMPAPQCASCHKARAALRRPRSGQALCGACFCAAFEAEVLHTVVAGRLLPPGAVVAVGASGGKDSTVLAHVLRELAPRLGISLHLVAVDEGIGGYRDAALAAVRRQAARWELPLTVVAYADLFGGWTMDAVARSTAGSGRSRACCTFCGVLRRRALEEGARLVGATHVVTGHNADDMAETVLMNFLRGDAGRLARGGGLGSPGEGGALPRCRPLQLASQKEVVLYAHFRRLDYFSEECVYAPEAFRGHARDLLKMLEAARPSAVLDLVHSAERLALAPTARPPPPGACSRCGALASRALCQACALLDGLNRGRPRLAIGKGSRGLDEEGPPREPQPSRPPTSEPVPDF